A window of Malania oleifera isolate guangnan ecotype guangnan chromosome 2, ASM2987363v1, whole genome shotgun sequence genomic DNA:
AAAATAGTTGGGGTTGTTGCATCATCAAGCACACAATGGCTGCAACAGCAGATACATAAATAGCCAACCAAAGAGAGACAATGGATGCCTTCACTTTAATTTATCTCCATTGCTTCTTTGTGATAATTCTCCAAATCAGCATCAAGATCTTCTGCAGAAACCTTCTCTCCACGGCCTCTTCCCCGTCCACGGCCCCTTCCAAATCCACGGCCTCCACCACCTCGCAGTCGCCCCTGCGCAACACCCCTTCCTTGTCCACTATTGAATTACAATGTAAAAGGACATTATTAATCAGGAATGTCAAATCAATTACATATTAAATCAAATTCATTAGAAAGAAATAACCAAATTCAGGAAGTACACATTGCCTGAACCCCAGAAACCTAAAGAAATGTTTGCTGAACTCAGCAAGCACAATGGCATCATAgataacataaatttaaaaacaagaaTAGTACAAGGCATGCTTATAAACCCTGGGTTCCCCTTACGACAATCGGCCGTAGCAAATTGAAGCCCGTATCTTAAAACCGTCATCCATCTAATGTTTTGCCTAGTGTGTGTCCCCATGTgggataaaaaatattttttcttccttttctcgTGGAAATTTTTAATGCACCTTTTCCCTTCAAAAGTACAATGAAACCTTTTCACCACTGCATTTCTTGAATAGAACAAATATAGCCTTTGTTAGGCTCCATTTCAAGCTAAACCATTGTGTTGCTATATTAGACTTTGTTTCAGTTTTGTTTTGTTGGAAACAAACGCACCAAAAGCAAGACATGGTTGTCTTGCATCACAAATTTATGACACCATAATGTTAGTTTCACCATGAGCTACTTGATTCTCCCAAGTAAGATTTTCCAATCATGCCCTTCATTTTACAAGAATTTGCCTCTGTTTAAGGCCAAAACCTCATACTGCTCCCTTCTTTCTAAATTTCTCCCCCATAAAACTCCAGTTACTCCCTACACATAGTGAAACAAGCATGTCACCACAAAGCCTTCCCCTTGGAATTTCCACCAAGCCTCCTAAACCTTGTCATAAAAATTCTCCCACCATAGTAGGAGAAACACAACTCACCAAAAACATCAGACAGGTTAGCCCATAACGGCCTGCACTCTAAATGTGTTAAAagataaaagtaaaaataaaataaaaaagaaaaaaaaaagggggggcgggggggggggagAGTGTTAGTTTCCTTTAAAAAGACTTGCACAAAACAATCAATCCTGGACCAAGTGCCTGAAACAAATCATATCATTAGCTTGATTTAAGACCTCATCTTTTGAGGGGACTCTTACTTTCCAATATGAACTTGTCCAAGCGAAATGAAGGAGAACCGCGTTTTCATGGGGACTCTTGCTATGCAAATATGAGATTGTCCAGAGGAAATGAGTATCCAATAAATATGCCAATAACGATTTACAAAACAAACAATCAAGACTGTACTTCCCCCAACATCAGACCAGGAATGAGGAACAAAAGGTACAAGGGCCTCCAATATCCATTCAAAGCATAAACTTGTCAACTTCCCTCTCACGAAATTTGGAACtccaataaaaagaaaaaaaatactagCACTATGCATATAAAAAAAGATCTAtaaagaaaaattctaaaaaatttaaaaatgagcaAAGGACTAGTGGGCTAGTTCCATTCCCATCATCTTCCCAAAAAGAATAAGCATACTCAATTTTAAAGACAGCGAGTGAATTAAAATGGGTAACATTAAAAATGACTCGCATGTGTAGCATATACAGCTCCACTTAGCATCTCATTGTTTGATTGATAGCCTTGTGCAGAAGAGAATTGGGCTCCAAACGAACTCCACTAATGTTATTAAACTCAGCCCATCCATCAATCCAGTCAAGAGACCGGGTCACCAGGTCACTGTTGCAACCGGCGAGTAAGACCAGTGTTAATAATAATCCAATCAAAAAATTGATAATATTATAAAGACATTTTATGTATATTGTCAAGTTtataatattatagtattatatatttataaatttttataatattatacaaatataaaataaattttatacttataatataaaataaatttaaaatggaACCATATGTTGTAAAATTAATACAAATCAAGATTTAAGTCTCAAACCTTTATACATTATCAAGataaaaaataaccaaaaaaGCCAAATATGCCAATACAAGCTAGTGTGGAAAACACATGTAATAACCCAACCCACCGGATCAGCCAAGCCTGCCCAGGTCAATCCAGATCCCACCAGGTTTGACCGGGTTAAATGCAGTAACCCAGTCCAACCCAACCCAATTTCAGATCACCAGGTTTTCGATCCAATAGGCAGGGCCAGTCCGGGCCAGGTTTACAAGCACTGCTCTCCCCAACCATTTACCAAGGAAATGTTTCAGACAATAACTTAACAAGATCTAACCCTCTTCTTTCAGCTTGCTAACATCACAACCAACCAAATGATCTTTCCTCCCATCACCTATACCCAAGCATAAAACCCTTCATCATATGCTTGATTCTCTGCTACATTTTGACGAAACCTAAATGAGAGCATATACTAAAgaggaatacaaaaataaataagcCTCCAACCATAAGCATGCATCCAGTCCTCAAAACAGTTCTTCACTCTCAAAAACAGGACCATAAAAAGGAGACTGACATAGGATCATGGTTTTAAAACCTGGACTAGATTGCTTGGTCACTGTTCCAGTCTGGGTGATGTCACAAACCATAGTCAACCCTGGAAACTCAGTATAACATAACCAGACTAGGCAAGATGAACAGGTCAACTCAGGCACCTGATATAAAGTaagggtggcaaaatgggttcaTAGGCCGGATTTGGACAGGCTTGTAAACAGGTCGGGTTAAACAGGTTCAGtttgggttgacccgtttattatCGGTTCATTACTATGTAAACCCTAACCTACCCGTTTAATAAACAAGTTgctcatttaaaaaatataatttatttcttttaaaaaaatttaaatattttataataattttaaaaaaaaactagcaGACTCCACAAGCTCCCCACCCTTGGGCAGAGTGGCAGAGGGTAGAGGTGACATTGGCAGGTGCCCAATGTCAAGTTTTGAATGGGCTAACATTTAAAGATTACCTTTGTGACTTCCTCAGGAAGCCAtttctttttcctattttcaGTTTCAGGAACGCAAGCCATACCAAAAAAGAAGCATTCTCACGAATCTCACCCTATTATCTTAGTTTTCTACTCAGTAGTCAGTACCATTGCATGCAGCATCACCTAGCCGCAGTGATCGTCAAGACTTCAATCACTCAGATCACGCCTATGGAGACAATGCCACCAGCACTAGCTATCCACCTCCGAGCGGCACCGCCTCCACAATGGCAGCCTTCCAACTATCTCTTGGTGTAACCCATATTTGTCATTTTGCATGTGTTACTTTTGTGCTTATGACTCGGGGAAGTAGGAATTTATTCGACGGTGCTGTGTGAGGTTTGGCCTGGCCAAAGATGATGGTAGTATAGATGGGTTTGTATTGGCcatcctctctgctctctctctctctctctctctctccctctagcTCATTAATTAATATGTGCATGTGTGGCTGAGTGGTTCAATCTCCTCGTTTTCTTTTGTTTTGAGCTTTGTGGAAGAGTCCCTCGGGGAGCCCTGTCGTgcattcattaattaatttttcatggAGGGGGGGAAAGCTTTATAGGAGGATATATAGTGGCCTTTGACAGGCAGAAAAAGATGTGGTAGACGTGATGGGGGCATCATACATTGATTAGATTCATATCCAGTCGATGGTGTGCAAGGCACCACCTGCGCAAACCATGCCATTGGCAGCCTAATTAGCGGCTGATTTCGCGTTTAGCTGTTTTGGGAGTTGGGAATATGGGATAATGGGAAGAGGATGAGCTTGTGGTTGGTTTCTTTTAGGCTATATGTGGCTGTAGGAGTGGCAAAAGGGCGACCCAACCTGAACCCGCCTAACCCGTTTAATGAATGGGCCGGGTCCTgtttgacccatttataaacggagAGCTTGTATAAAACTCAAACCGAATTTAAACGGGCGGGTCACGGATTACCCGTCAAGTTTCGACCCGTTTTTCCACCCCTAATAAAAAGGAGAAAATTAGAACTTGCAAAATTTTTGCGAGTCATAGGTGTTGAACATGGGTCCTACAGGAGCAAGGAGCGGTACTTTGCCAGCCATCCAAATAACAGTCCTTTTTTAGACAACAGAAGTTATATATAATCAATGCATTTCATATACTTACATACATAAGCATTAAATAGAAGTATTAAATGCATATAAGtgtgtatatatttttatatcaattaaattttaaaatccttTACCTTAAATAAATTCTCAATTAGAATCAAATCCCCTTACtcttattcaatttttttataaattaattaaccttaaaactttttcaccatttataaatttttaataattgtatcaaattccttctcattattattaatattttacttttatgaatacatatatatatatatatatatataaataatattactGGTTTGACTCACCGGTCTGACAGTGTTTTAAAACTATGCATAGGCCTAGTAAGATAATGCCACAAACACCTCACAACCAACCTACTAAAACTGCAAATCATGCCTATCACCAAATTAATCCCAGCAACTCCACTCTTAGCCATACTAATTTTAAGCCAGAGAATGAGACTAAGAATATCTTAGTAATGAAAACACTGAATTTTAGAAGCATTGGCCtccaaggaaaaaaaattatataatccAAAAATAGCAAATGAGAAATCATAATACCCTCCCCCCTCCCCGCATAAAGAGTCTGAATAGTAACATCCATTGAGTACACATCACCATACTACTACATATGTCAACCACCAAAGtgaatggggaaaaaaaaaagaggatcaCTTGCAATAGCTATCTAGACGTGCATCCAACAATAAATGTAAAGATCTGTTTAATATTTACTCAGATACTATATATTATGAGTATTGTACAATTACCATCCAAACATCATTTCTAAACTACCATTTTGGTAACTGTATACATTCCATGAACATAACCCATGTTGATGTTCctatattttatgcaatgtgtgtttTCGAGCATcattttacatttattttacctaaaataTCACATTGATACCACCTACTATTCAAATAAACTTTAAACACAagtttcttgaaaaataaaaaggtggGTGTCCTCATCGAGAACTTTTTTGTAACAATCACAATCATTTCAGATGTTACATAATGCACAATGGATTTGCTCATGATTTCACTTACCACATTGCCAAACTTGTTAAAAACTTATACCTCACAAGTTCGGACtccaaaattttacatactagGGGCCTAAATGATTTTTATcaaatttaaaatcaatttaCACACAACATAAATACTAAACATGTTGTATAAAATTCCTCATATTCGTTATTATTCACTATTTCATTGAGTGTATATAATATAaactaaaaaaaacataaaaataatgaaaCATCTATAGTGCAACATGTATTCCTCACAGCATAAACACATAAATGCATAAACATTTAATTGAAGGATAGGCACAATGGATCAGAAGTTTTCATCCAATTTTTTAGCAATAGAAGGGTGTCAATTTATGTCACAAATACAATTTCTAAGCAACAAAAGAGGGGAACAATCAAAATATAGAATTTACTCTCCCATAAAACAGAGAGTTTGTTTACTTTCAATTAATTTAATCTTATTTTGAGTTTCATATAATTTTTAGCCTCCCAAGGAGAAAATTAGTGTAATTTTTTTTCTGTTTCAATCAATTTACAGCTATTCCAGTGGCATCACCACCTGTGGAAAACAATACAATTGTAACTCAAGACACTTTTGAGATACCATAGGTATCAAGATGGCATTACAAACATATCATCCTGTAGTTGCCCAACACATAGCACATTGAACTCTAGCTATTTCCAGAGGCATGCAACTTTTTCATTGTAAATGCATTAGCAGACCCCACACTAGAAAAATATAGCCATGCACAAAGTAAATCATACTAGAGAAATGAACTTAAATATGAATACATTTTCCCATCACAACAGAGGGGCATAGTAATATTAATAATTGTAGTGACATAGATCACCATGACAATCcagtgaaaaataaatttgaaaaccctttaccccaacaaaaaaaaaaaggggcttCCCCGGACCACAAGGCTCCCCTGCTTTGCGAGGGTAGGGGAAGAGTCAACACATTGTACAtagccttacccctgcttttatgtCAGGAGGCTGTTTCCTAGGACTCAAACCCAAGATCAACTGATCACAAAGGAGCAGCCTTACCGTTGATCGAAGGTCACCCTCATGAAAACCCTTTACagcaaaattataaaaaaaaattaataaataaataaggcctAGAAAATTCCAATGAGGCATGCAAAGCACTCAATAGAAAAATGTAACACTTCATAACATCACACCAACTTCTTAGGAGCAGAGAGGAGAGATTCACATGCATCAGCTTTGATATATAGggataaacaatatattatcataaCCTTTTCCAAgtatatttttttatgaattcaaTTATCATAACAAGCAGCATCATAGTTCTTACAAATAATAAATATCACACAGGTCTCTCTCACACTGACACTTTCAACGGAAATTTTTTAACTTAAAAGATGAAactattcaaaaattaaaaattttttcaaggatttcaaaattCACCTTTAAAATTTGTAAGAAGAAGCCTAGGAATTTACAGTGAAACATGCAAATCCCACAAGACATTAATGATTCTTCACAGTAAAATTTCTATCTAGAAACATATTCTGTAAATGCTATTGACACCACCAAAAAGAAAATCTGAAAAGATAAATCATACCAAGCATAACAAACGAGCAAATCCCAttaaaaatgacatttaaaaaaaaatttgtaggaATGGAACATGTTGAAAAGAAAAAAGCATCATGGTTACCTTCTAGCAACTCCATTTGTATTCCCAAAAGTGTTGCTCATAGCAGAAGGAACAGGAGCAGGTGTCACAATGTTTGTTCCGACAATCTCTATTTTCATTGGCTTCCCATCAAGCTGAACATTGTTGTATCTCTTAACAGCTGCTACAGCATCTGCCCGCCGTGAGAAAACAACTTCTGTTCCTTCTTCTGAGCTTCtgctttctttctctctctacttcTCTTTCTCCTCcaattttccttctctctttgcTGATCCTTCTCTCCCTTCTTCCTTCATGTTCTGAATCTGGCCTTTCCCCTCCCCCCCACCGAAAATTTGTTCTACCCTCCACTCCCCTCCTTCGCCACGAATCGCCGGCCAACGAATTCAATTCATTCCAGAGGATGCCATGTTATGTCTCCGCCAAAACTTTCTGATAATAAGGTACCGTAACCTCGTTGCCCTCTCCTAGTATCTTCAAAGAGCGAACTCATTTGCCCAAATTAATGATCTCAATGTTACTACAATGCACGGATCTACAATCGGTGAATCTCTATCTCTACAGATCTTTCATGAAGTAAATCTTTAGCTTGAGGATTTTTGGGGGTTTTATACCCTGAAGTTTGAGGATAGGGGTTCGAACACAAGCCTAGTGACTAATAGGGTGAATTTTTGATGTATTGTCCTTTGAGTTTTTTTCGATTTGGGGCACTGTTGTCGATGACTGTTTTGAGCTGTTTTGGATTCGTGTTTCGATATTCAAGAAGCAGGTAAGATGTATGTTCTGTTTACATAGATCCAGTTATTTTTACAAATAGCTAATCATATAGCAACTGTAAGTTCGTGTTTACATACGGCATGCTTTTGGTTACTTTGTTTGAAGAAAATTCATTCTTTACCGTGAAGTCTATAAGGTGAGATTTGCAAATATATTGTTTCTAAGTCGTGCGGTTAATTCATAAACTTGAGAGAAATTCAGGGTTGCGGGCGTAATGCGTCTCtgtttttttatgtttttgtttttttttattttttgaaaatcagttATAAAAATCATTAGATAGCTTCATATGCTATTATGCAATATGGATCAAAACTAAAGCATGTATATGAGATGATCGCTGAACCCTTATTTTAACTGTTAAGAAAACTGTAATTTCGACATAATTATCGAAAACATATGACTCAGAATCATATAGTCAATATGATAAAAAGTTTCAGAATTATACAAAAAACAAAATTCACATGTTTGGCATCACAACATAGCGAAATGTGAGTTCTTCGGTTAAGTACGATGACGATTATGGTTTCCAAGTATGCTGATAGAGTGATCCTGAAGTCTGTTATATCATCTCGTGTTTTTGAAATGGATCAAATCATCTTAATAGGACTTCAAGTTTTCGACTAAACTTGTTTTTTCCAAGAAATATTCGCTTTGTGCTCTACTTTGACATGATGGTAAGGTGTTTCATACTTCACTAACATGTCGCATTTGGGTCCCCCACGTTGCTATAGACTAATAGACAATAATTTTGCTGGTTTACAGGATTCCAGGTGGGCTGAGACTCGAGATAGGAGATCAACGACACGCATAGTTTCCATGAGTTAGCCAATCATTTTGTTATTTGACGCTTACTAGGTCACACCCCTTGGGGAATGATATAAAGAAATAAATCtggtttttcaaaaatatcaagaAGCCCTCCCCACGTTTGGGGCATTAAAAAATGCATTATGCACTTATCATTCTAAAATAAGTACTTTTACAAAAAAAGTAGGCATTTGAGCATTGTACATTCCAAGCAACACACTTACTACTAAAACAACAACCCATGTTTCGTACTAAATAAAGAAGCGTTGATTATGATGATACATGGTTTTTCTTTCGTCTATTATGTTTTGGATCTAGGGGACATCTGTTGTGGCTGGATTTTGATGACTTATACTAGTTTGGAAGATGCAAAGTGTTTTAATCATTGAACAGGAACGCGTAAGGGTATTCTGTAATTTAACTAAtcagattttttttaaatttagatACTGATGAGACTAAGATCGGATTTAGGTTAATCTCGTATTGTGCCCCCTCATCTAGATGCAATTTCGGTCATATCTATGTCCGTCCTTTATattaatcagcattgattgctTTACCTAATATACGTACTTCGCTACTCTTATACTGTCGTCCTTGCGTGGCTCACCTTTCCCCCGGCCTCCGGTTTCATCTGCGTACAGGTGTGGATAAAGAGGGTTGGAAGTCGCGTAGCCATAGAAATAGGATGGGGGAAAGGGACTGAGCAGGGGAGATGGGGACGAGAGAGAAGTATTCGGTTCTCTCGTTAAGAGGAATCCCTCCCCGCTCCCAAACTTTCTGCTGCCTTCAGTATAGCCCTATCTTCATTTAATCGATTCCCATCCCTTAATCCAAGCTACGTAAATATTATTCACGTTCTTCAATCACTTCCTAAGTACATTCCTACCCCCAACCTCCAGTCACCGCTTAGAGTTTCCACTCGTGCCTTGATCGAAGAAAAGAATCAACTTGCATATTGAACTATTAAATCAGTGGTATTTATAAAGCGCTTAATCCTGAGGGCTTCGTGAGATCTTGCATCATTTTTAGTTCACACATGACATTCGTGTCTGAACGATTTTGCTCCACTTGAGGAGGCAAATACAATTATAAGAAAATACCCAAGAAGTTTTCTTTCCCTCAAAAAGGCTAACACCGGGTATCATACTTCTGTTTTATTTATGCTTGAGGTTTTTGGCTAAACATCGTTTAGCATTTTTTACTATAGAAGGCACGCCTTTTGATGATTTAAATAACGCCGCCTTTCTAGTTAGAGGCTTAAGTATACAGACGCATTTGGGTGATGTGATGAAGACTCCAATGTAAGAACTGGTTAAAAATTCTCCAATCTATTACATGTTATCGTTATAAAAGCTGGAATTCATTTCCTTCATAAAAATAATCAGTTTTGTATATGCTAATATACTCTATCATCGAATACAGCTACAATCAATGGTGgtccaaaataattaaaaagtcTTTGCATAATCTCAGATACTATGTGAAATAGGCATAGTATTTG
This region includes:
- the LOC131149560 gene encoding THO complex subunit 4A isoform X2, producing MSSALDMSLDDLIKTNKKAGGGSSRGRGRASGPGPARRFPNRGANRAAPYAPPKAPDSTWQHDMFADQALAYPAQAVRASAIETGTKLYISNLDYGVSNEDIKREKESRSSEEGTEVVFSRRADAVAAVKRYNNVQLDGKPMKIEIVGTNIVTPAPVPSAMSNTFGNTNGVARSGQGRGVAQGRLRGGGGRGFGRGRGRGRGRGEKVSAEDLDADLENYHKEAMEIN